The genomic window GTATCCGTCTGCACGTCATCGTGCGCGAGACCAACGAGGAAGCCTGGCGCGCGGCGGATGAGCTGATCCAATACGTCACCGACGACACCATCGCCCAGGCGCAGAAGATTTTCTCCCGCATGGATTCGGTCGGCCAGCAACGTATGGCGCAGCTTCATGGCGGACGCCGCGACAAGCTCGAGATCAGCCCAAACTTGTGGGCGGGCGTTGGTCTGGTGCGTGGTGGCGCGGGTACGGCGCTGGTCGGCGATCCGCAGACCGTCGCGGCGCGCATCAAGGAATATCAGGACATCGGCATCGATACCTTCATCCTGTCCGGCTATCCGCACCTTGAGGAAGCCTATCGCTTCGCCGAACTGGTGTTCCCGCTGCTGACGCTGAGCCATGCGAACAACGTCACGCCGCTACGAGTCAATACGGGGCCGTTCGGCGAGACCATCGGCAACGACTATCGTCCCCAGAAGCAGGCATCGACCTCATGAGTGCAACGGAGACTCTCTCGACGTCCGCACGCGCGAGCCGATTCAGGATTCCCGGCGCGGACGGCCTCACGCAATGGATCGTGCCACTGCTGATCCTGATCGTCTGGCAGATCGCGTGCGTCACCGGCTTCGTGCCGGCGCGCGTGTTGCCTGCGCCGAGCGATGTGGCACTCGCAGGCTGGAAGCTCTTAAAGTCCGGTGAATTGGCCCAAAACATCTGCGTCAGTTTCTGGCGCGCGGCGGTCGGCTTTGTCATTGGCGGCGGCATCGGCTTTGCCTTTGGTCTCGCCAATGGTCTGTCGCAGCTCTCCAGCAAGCTCACCGACACGACGCTGCAGATGGTGCGCAACGTGCCGCATCTGGCGCTGATCCCGCTGGTGATCCTGTGGTTCGGCATCGACGAGTCCGCGAAAATCTTCCTCGTTGCGCTCGGCGTGTTCTTTCCGATCTACATCAACACGCTACACGGCATTCGCACAGTCGATCCGCAGCTCATCGAGATGGGCCGGATCTACGGCATGACCAACGGCGAACTGTTTCGCCGCGTCATCTTCCCCGGTGCCTTGCCATCGATCTTCGTCGGTCTTCGGTTTGCGCTCGGCATCATGTGGCTGACCTTGATTGTCGCGGAGACGATCGCCGCGTCATCCGGCCTCGGCTACATGGCGATGCAGGCACGCGAGTTCATGCTGATCGATGTCGTCGTGCTCAGCATTCTCATCTACGCGTTGCTCGGCAAACTCGCGGACAGCATCGCGCGCGTGCTCGAGCGCTTCACGCTGTCCTGGCATCCGGCCTTCCAGAAACATTGAAAGTGAACATGAATCAGGCGCTTCGATTTGCTCCCATCAACGCCCAAGCGGCGGATACTGCAGCGGATCTGATCCGCGAGGCGAGGGTAGCGCGAGGCACGCACGATCCATCGCGCGCGCTATCGCTCACCATCCGCGGGCTCCGCAAGTCATTCGGCAACAATGAAGTGCTGCGTGGCATCGATCTGCACATTCCGGCGGGACAGTCCGTCGCCATTGTCGGCAAATCCGGCTGCGGCAAGAGCACTTTGCTGCGCTTGATCGCGGGATTGGAGGAGCCAACGGCAGGCAGCATCGAATTCGGCGATCACGAAGGCAACGCGCGCGACCATGTCCGCGTCATGTTTCAGGAGCCGCGGCTGCTGCCGTGGGCGCGCGTACTGTCGAATGTCGAGGTCGGGCTCGGCCGCGACAAGAGTTCACCGAATGCGAAGATCCGCGCAGACGAGGCCCTGAAGGAAGTTGGCCTCGACGACAAGCGCGGCCAGTGGCCGTCGGTGCTGTCGGGCGGGCAGAAGCAGCGCGTGGCGCTGGCGCGGGCGCTGGTCAGTCATCCGCGCGTGCTGGCATTCGACGAGCCGCTCGGTGCGCTCGACGCGCTGACGCGCATCTCGATGCAGCGGCTGTTGGAGCGGGTCTGGCGCGACCAGGGTTTTACCGCCATTCTGGTGACGCATGACGTCTCTGAAGCCGTGGCGCTGGCGGATCGGGTGCTGGTCATTGAAGAAGGCCGCGTGGCACACGATATCAATGTCGATCTGGCGCGCCCGCGCCAGCGCGGCTCGGCGGAGTTGGCCGCACTGGAAGGCAACATCCTTCGCGAATTGCTGAAAGAGACCGGCGACCTCTCCGGGGTGTGAGTCCGGGGCGTGAGACTGTGATGAATTCGATGGTTCGGAATATTAAGAAGGCGGACATCAGCCCCGAGGTCTCGGCTGAGAAGTTTCGCGGCGCCATGCGGAATCTCGCGGGCGGGGTGAGCGTGATCACGGCAGGACAGGGCGCTGACATCACCGGCATGACGGTGACATCCGTGACGTCGCTGGCGGTGGAGCCAGCCACGCTTGTGGTCAGTGTCAATCGTCAGTCGTCGTCCTGGCCGCGCATCAGCAAGCTCGGCGCATTTGGCGTGAACATTCTTGGGGCCGATCATGCCGAGGTCGCCAAGCGCTTCTCCGGCGTCGGCGGATTGAAAGGCGCAGAGCGATTTGCGAATGCTGAGTGGACCACGCTGGTGACGGGCGTTCCGCTGCTAGTGGGTGCTTCGGTCGCGCTCGACTGCGAGGTCGAACACGTCGTGGAACGGCACTCCCATATGCTCGTTATCGGCCGCGTGCTCGATGTGCTGACGTCGGAAGGCAAGGGCGCGCTGTCGTATTGGCAGGGTCAATACATCCCATTCGACTCCAACAAAGATGTATCGGACCCCGATCTGCCAACCGCCCGTGCACTGTGGGGCGTTTGAATAGATAACTCACATTCGCGAAGACAGAACGGGCGACCTTAGCACAGGAAAACGCCGGCTGTTGCTGCGTGCTCAGACCAAAAGGAGTATAGGGGGCCTAAGACCTGGGGCAGACGTTTGGAGGAGTGACAGTCTCCATCGGGAGAGAACCTCCGGAAAAGTTGAATACTCAAATCTTTTTGCAGGTATATGTCAGGAGGACTTGCGAGTCTGTCGGAGGCTCGCGCCTGCAATGTTGGTGTTGATGATGTTTGGAGTGACCCGTTCCTATCTGCCGCAGCTTGACGATGGGGCGGGGCAAAAAGCGGGGCACCCAAGCGCCATCTACCTCGTGCCGGCGCTGGCCGCGATGCTTTACCCCTTCATTCTTCGTGCCTTCCATCATGCGGTGATCGATCCTTCTCTGCGATGGAGCGCGCCCTTCGTTCTCGCGGCCGCCTTCGCAGTTCCTGCGTCAGGTTTTGCATTTGCGATGCGCAAAGGATTGCCGGCGAGCATGCGAAGATTGGCTTTCGCGAGCGTTGTCGCGCCCACGTTGTTCGTGTTTCTGGGCGTTGTGCAGGCCTTGGTATCGAGTCCCTTGCCGGATGAGGTGCCCTGGCTCCTGATTTGGTCTGGACTGGCGATCTTGGCGTGGGTGCAATCGCGATCGGATGCGGACAAACCTCCCATCAAGGACATTGGATATTGGCGCGTGGCGCACGGGGTCAGCGGCGCGATCGTGATGCTCTATGTGTTGTTTCACGTCACCAACCATCTGTTCGGACTGATTGGCCCAGCAGCCCACGCGACTGTCATGAATCTCGGCCGCCATGTCTATCGTGCGCTGCTCATCGAGCCGCTGCTCGTCGTCCTTATGCTGTTCCAGGTCTGCAGCGGATTGCGCTTGGCCTGGCTATGGAGTGCACAGAGGGGTGATTTCTATCGCACGTTCCAGGTCGCATCAGGCTTCTATCTGGTCATATTCATCGTCGGCCATATGAACTCGGTGTTCGTGTATGCGCGCCGCTTTCTGGGAATTCCGACGGATTGGGCATTTGCGACCGGCGCTCCAACTGGCTTGATCTACGATGCCTGGAACATCCGGCTTTTCCCGCATTACGCGCTGGGCGTCTTCTTTGTTCTGACTCACCTCGCCTCGGGGCTTCGGGTTGTCCTGCTCGCTCATGGTGTGCGCGAACAAACCGCCGACCGCATATGGAATATCTGTGCCGGTTTCAGCCTCTTCATCGCTATCGCGATTATTGCCGGAATGTCCGGCGTTAGGCTGGCCTCGCAATAGAGCGTGCTGACGAGCGCTCGTCATTTTCTGACTCATTCTGACTCAATAATTTTGCTTCTCGCACGAAGCGGCCAGCCGCCCTGCGGGAACGATCTGCGCCTGGCGGTCGTCAACGCAAAAGGACACTTCTGAAGGTCATAAAAGCACGTTAGGTTGCGCGTCCAGAAAAGGGCTAAAGCGCGATGAGATCAGGATGAATCATCATCGCGCTTTAGGTTATTGTTTGAGCATGATCTTTTCGGAAAACCGCTGCACACTTTTCCGGATCATGCTCTAGTGTCCCGAATCCAAAGTTCGCCTGATTGTGCAGCGCGCTCTGTAGCGAACTTTGGATTCGAGAGAACACTAGGAAATTTATGATTCTTTTATGATTCTGGTGTGTTCAGAAGTTCGCTGGAAGGACTCGCAGGAAAAATCGGGCGAACTTCTGAACCACCACGCTAGTGGTGGCTTAACAGGGAAGGGACATGCAATGGCCAAAAACACGATTTGCCTCTGGTACGACAAGGACGCCGAGGCCGCGGCGCGCTTCTACGCGGAGGTCTTTCCTGACAGTGCAGTGAAATCCGTCTTTCGTGCCCCCAGCGACTATCCGTCCGGCAAAGCGGGCGATGTGCTGACGGTTGAATTCACCGTCGCCGGAATTCCTTGTGTCGGTCTGAACGGCGGTCCTGTGTTCAGTCACAATGAAGCCTTCTCGTTCCAGATCGCCACCGACGATCAGGAAGAGACCGATCGGTACTGGAATGCCATCATCGGCAATGACGGGCAGGCGAGCGCGTGCGGCTGGTGCAAAGACAAGTGGGGCGTCTCCTGGCAAATCATCCCGCGTGTGCTGACTGAGGCACTGTCGGCCGGCGGCGCTGAAGCCAAGCGCGCGTTCGACGCGATGATGGGCATGACAAAGATCGACGTTGCCGCGATCGAGGCCGCGCGGCGCGGCTGAGCTTCCTCTGTTCAATCGCGCGATGAACGTGCGAACAGCCTCGAACTGTCGGGCCTGGCAGGTTCGAACCGATCATGTCGCTCGAGGCGGGACACGAGTGCCGCGGATTTGAAGTTCTTCCGCGTGAAGCCGCAAGTGCGATGAAGAACTTCAAATCCAAAAGCGGCACTCAAATCATAGGTTTGCTAGTGTCCCTTTGATTCCGAAGATCGCATCCGAGCAAGCCGCAAGCCTGCGAACTTCGGAATCGGGACACGAGTGCCGCGGATTTGAAGTTCTTCCAAGTGAAGCCGCAAGCTCGATGAAGAACTTCAAATCCAAAAGCGGCACTCAAATTATAAGCTTGCTAGTGTCCCTTTGATTCCGAAGTTCGCATCCAAGCAAGCCGCAAGCCTGTGCGAACTTCGGAATCGGGACACTAGATCCGGCTCAAGAAGAACGTCTCAAGGTTGCCTTTGCCCTTCACGTCTATGCTGCCGCGTGGCTCCAGCGCGAAGCGACCGACGAGGTGACGGGCAGTGTCCTCGGACACATGGATTCGATTGGGCAGAGAATAGGCCTCGAGCCGGCTGGCGACGTTTACAGTATCGCCCCATACGTCGTAGACGAAGCGGTGCGTGCCGATGATTCCGGCAACCACGGGACCGGCATGTATGCCGATCCGGATTTGCAAGGCCGAGCCGAAATGGCCGTTGACGCGCTCCAGCCGATCGATCATCCCGAGCGCCATTTTGGCGGTCGCTGTGAACGGATCGGGGTTCGGATCGGGCAAGCCGGCGACGGCCATGTAGGCATCGCCGATGGTCTTGATCTTCTCGACACCGAGCTCGCGGGCCAGCGCGTCGAACTCCGAGAACAGCCGGTTCAAATAGGCGACGATCGCCGCAGCGGGGGTCCGTGCCGAATGCTCGGTGAAGCCCACCAGATCGGCGAACAGAACGCACACGCCCTCGAAGCGGTCGGCAATCATGACTTCGCCCTGGTTCAAGCGGCCAATCACCTGTCTTGGCAGGATGGTGAACAGCAGCCGCTCGAACTTGGTGGTCTCGTCCTCAATGCGGCGTAGATACCTCTGCTCGCAATCGCGCCAGTGCTTCTTGTGCAAGCAAGCATTGATCCGCGCGCGCAGCAGCACCGGGTCGAACGGCTTCGGCAGATAGTCCTCGGCCCCGGCCTGGATGCAGCGGACGGCGCTTGCAGTCTCCGCCAGGGCCGTGATCATGATGACCGGAACGCGACGCAGCCGCTCATCGGCTTTCATACGCACCAGCACCTCAAACCCGTTGATATCCGGCATCATCAAATCGAGCAGGACGAGATCGAACTCATTGTCGGCGAGCGCCTGCAGCGCCTGCCGGCCGCCAGCCACCGAAACAACGCGATGGCCATCGCGGGTCAGTCGGCGCGACAACAGATCACGGTTGGCCTCGATGTCATCCACGACGAGAATAGAGCCGGTCTCGGTAAGTGCATCCGGCTCAAGCCGGATCGGCCCGAGGCTGCGCATCAGGTCGCTGACCATAAGCGCGCCGCTCTGATCAGAGGCCAGGGTCGTGTCCTCGACATCGATGGCGAATCGCACGATGTGATCGAAACGCTGCAGCAGGTCGGTGGCTGCCGCCAGCAGGCGATCGAAATCTGCCTGCAGCGAGTCGCTCGAGAAATTGGCGACGTCCTCGCGCAGCATCTCGCCATAGCCTTTGATCGCGTTGAGGGGCGTGCGCAGTTCGTGACGCAGTTGCTGCTCCTGCGTGGCGGCTGCCGGGCCGGATGGACTCTTGGCGTCGTTCTTGGTGTGATCGCCGTCCACCAGCCGGTCGACCTTGTTGGAGAGATCGCGCGCAGCGCCGAGGATGCGGTTCACATCCGGGAGAATGTCTGTGCGCCCGTTCCGGGACGCCTCTTCATGCAGGATCTCTGCATAGCCGAGCAGGGCGCTCACCGGGGCCAGCAGTTCCTGGCGAAGATGGGCGAGCCGAATGCGCCAGGCGCGCGCGCTGTCGGTGTCAATGATGCTCATGGCCGCTCCGCGCTCTCGCGCCGGGCGGTGGTACCAGTTCGTCAAGCGCCGCCAGCACGGCCTTGCCGCTGTATTCGCCCTTGTGCACCAAATGCTGGACTTGGCCGTTAAGCCGCGCGCGATCATCGGCAGTCAGTGTCTTTGCGGTGACGACGATGATCGGGATGCGCTGCCAGCGGGATTCGGCGCGCACCCGTGCGATGAATTCGAACCCGTCCATCTCGGGCATCATCAGATCGAGCAGAATTGCGTCGGGTAAAGCCTCGTTCAAGCGCTCAAGACCAACCCGACCATTCTCTGCTTCCGTGACCCTGCAATCGATCTGCCGCAAGGCGCGCCCGATCAGCTCGCAGGTCGGCGGATCATCCTCGACGATCAACACGTGCCGTGGTGCACCCCTTGGGCAGCACTTCTCAACCGCACGGACCAGTCTGTCGCGATCGATCGGCTTGACCAGGTAATCGGCGGCGCCGAGCGAGAATCCGATGCTCTGGTTGTCGACGATCGTGACCATGATCACGGGAATTTCGGCGAGCGCCGCATCTTCCTTGATGGCGCTGAGCACGGCCCAGCCATCCATCTGCGGCATCAGAGCGTCGAGCGTGATGACATCGGGGTGCAGCGCGCGGGCGAGCTGCATCGCCTCTTCGCCGCTGGCAGCCATGCGAACAGCGTAGCCACCGCGCTGCAGGTGTCGGCGCAGCAGCTCCCGCGCGTTGGGATCATCATCGACCACGAGAACGATCGGCGCATGCTCGGGTTCGGTGACCTGCGGACCTTCGGCACTCTGCTCTGTCGCCGAAACCGCAGTGTCCGATACAGCGCGTGTCCCCGCCGGCAGACGAACCACGAAGGTCGTGCCCTTGCCAGCTTCGCTGCTCAGCATCACATCGCCGCCCATCAATCGGCAGAAGCTCTTGGTGAGGGCGAGGCCCAGCCCGGTGCCGCCATAGGTGCGGGTGGTGGAGCTGTCGGCCTGAGTGAAAGCCTCGAACACCTTGGCCTGCTGATCTGGCGTCATGCCGATACCGGTATCGCGCACCTGAAATTCGATCGTGTCGAGAGCTTCGTTCGTATCGCGGAGCGCGGTCAGCGTGATGGTCCCGTTCCGTGTGAACTTGCAGGCATTGCTGAGAAGGTTGAACAGGATCTGCCGCACCTTGGTCAGATCGCTGTGAATCGTGCCGACCTCGTTGGCGCAGTTGACCACGAGATCGTTGCCAGTCTTCCTGGCCAACGCGGTGACGGCCGCCGCGACGCTTTCGATGATGGGCCGAAGCTCGAAGGTCTCGAGATAGAGTGTCATCTTGCCGGCCTCGATCTTGGAAAGATCGAGGACGTTGTCGATCAGGCCGAGCAGATGCTTGCCGGCATCCTGGATCTTGCTGAGATCCGACATCTCCGACTCGCGTCCGGCGTTCTGGGCGTCCTCGAACAGGATCTCGCTGTAACCGATGATCGCGTTCAAGGGCGTGCGCAGCTCATGGCTCATGCTGGCGACGAAGTCCGACTTCGCGCGGGTCGCTTGCTCGCTCACCCAAATCGCCTTGTGCAGCTCGCCTTCCATGCGCTTGCGGTCGCTGATGTCGGCGAGGCCCGTGATCATCGCCGGGCGCCCTTCGAACTGGACACGCTGCGAGGCGATGAGCGCCCAGAACTCTTCGCCTCCATCCCGTCTGAGCAGCATCTCCCTGCCCTCCACATGGCCATGGTCGGTGAGTGCGCCCATGAAGCGCTCGCGATGCTGCGGGTCTGCATAAAGAGTTTTCGCTTGCCGGCCCAGGGCAGACGAAGCTTCGATCCCGAACATTTCAGTGAAGCGTTGATTGACATACCGGATGACCCCGTCGTCGAAGGTGACGATCAGCACTGCCATCGGCGCGGCCTCGGCAATGACGCGTAGCCGCTGCTCGCTCTCCTGGATTGCCTGCTCCGCCTGCTTCAGGTCAGTGATGTCGGCGTAGGTCGCGACCGTGCCGCCGTCGTAGGTTTTGCGCTCATTGATCTGGATCCAGCGTCCGTCGGAGCGGCGTTGAACATGCGTGCCCTTGGGATCGCGATGCCGGGCCAGACGTTCCGCGACCCAGGTCTCGACATCCGCCTCCGCGTCGCGGATCTCGCCGCCCGCGACTGCATTGCGGATGATCGTTTCGAACGATATGCCCTGATTGATACTGGCGGTGCCGTGCATGTCCCGGTAGCGCCCGTTGTATATCACCAGCTTGTCGTCGGCATCGTAGAGCGAGAAACCCTCCGAGATGCTCTCGATCGCGTCGATCAGCCGGCGCTGGGCTTCCGTTGCCTTGTCGCGTGCCTCCGACAGCTCCGTCGAGCTCAGCTCCAGAGAGCGCTCGAGCATCGCCCGATCGTTATCTAAATCGGCGTATGCGGCGTCCACGGCTGCCACGAAACGCTGCAGCGCAGCCGGGACGTCGTCCTCGACACCGAGGTGCTTTTTGAGCTGGCGTCGTAGCAGCCTGTGCATCCGGACCCCCGTGACGTTCAGACCTCGGCGAAAGTCGTGATGGTCATGGTTTGATTGTGCAGGCGGCACTCGCCACCATGCATGAAGGGGCAAAGCTCGCCGTACGAGTAAAACCCGGAAAGCTTGGTATCCGTCCCGAAGACATTTCGGATTGCTTCGATTTCTTCCTCGGTGCGCTGCTTCATCACAAGCTTGCGGCCGACACAGCTCACCAGAATTGCAAGATCCGGCCGCCTGTCGCCCAGCCCGCTGAGGCTGGCCTTGGCGGCGCCCGTCGCGCCGTCGACCAGATCGTCAACATTGGTCTTCATCAACTGCGCCGTTCCGCCCTGCGGGAGGTCACCGGCGAACGTCATTGACTTGTTCTGCTCGTCCACAGACAGGACGGTCCGGACGACACCCTGGCCGCCCTTGGCCTCGGCAACCAGGATCGGGAAGAGCAGGGCGGAGCTTGGCAACTGGTCGGCATGCGAGCCCAGGTATGATTTATAGAGATCCAGCGCTGACCGCTCGTCCAGCTCATAGAGGATGTTGCCCTCGGCCCGCGTGATCGTGCGTACCGGCCCGAATGAGACCCAGCCGCCCATCGATCCGTAGCCGATGCGCAAGTCGTCGCCATACAAACCGACCGCTCCTACGCGCTGGGGCCCCACAGCATTGTCGGCAATGACCCAAGTCTCTGCGAACTTTGTTCCATCGCCGGAAAGGCCGCCAGTGATCGACACGCCCTCCGAGACGCCGCCCGCAAGACCACGCGCCAGGTCGGAGCCATTCACGTGCAAGCCGTCCGAAAGCACGAATACATGGCGCAACGAGGGATCGCTCAACATCTGCGCGAGCTCCTTGCCGACGTTGTAGCTGGCCTTCGCCTCACCAATCGTAGCAGAAGCGGAACGCAGGCGCGTATGCTCGAAGTCGACAAGGGTGGCAGTCACGGAATCGTCGACGACCGCGTCGCCAAGAATCTCGCCGGACGTCGAGCAACCAAGCATGGCGGCCCCTTTGAAGTGGTCGCGCAGCTCGCCCACAAGATCGCCGTTCTGCATCAGTGATCTGGCGCCGAAAACGAACACGACACTTTGTTGTCCGGCTTCACCAGCAGGCAAATTCGGTCGCCACCCGTCGCTTTGGGACCATTTGTACTGAGCCGTTTTCATGATTGTTTCCTCCCGTCGTCCGTTCGGAACTTGAACGTTAGAATCGGACCGCTAGCGCGCAGCCGCGAGCAGCGTCTGGATCTTGCCCAGCAGCCTTTGCAGCTCGATCGGTTTGGTGTCGTAGTCGTCGCAGCCGGCCTGGAGGGCCTGTTCCCGGTCGGTCGCCATGGCATGTGCTGTGAGTGCGATGATGGGGATCTTGCACAGTTCGGGCGTGGCCTTGATCCGGCGCGTCGCCTCCCAGCCGTCGATCACCGGCAGGCTCATGTCCATCAGGATAAGATCGGGCTTGTCGCTCACCGCCATTGCGACGCCACGCGCCCCGTCCTCAGCAATGGCGACCTCGTAGCCGCCGCGCGCGAGACGCCGCGAGAGCATGTCGCGGTTCATCTCGTTATCTTCGATCAATAAAATCTTTGGCATCGCACAGCCTCGAGCCGGACTGTGAGCACTGCTTGCCCGGGACCGCCGGGTGGCCTTAATGGACGCCTAAAAAATCAGCTTAGCACTCAGGCTTGCCTGTCGCATCACAAAAGTGGCCCACCAACCGCACGCTTACATTGAATGCGTTGCCGGTGCACTTCGCGCAATCCGAGCAATGGCAATAGGCGGCGAGGGCGGGGCTGCCAGCGACAACGGAGCGAACAGCGACGCGCAGGCAGTCTCCAAAGATTCTCTCCGTATGATTCCTCTGTGGAGTCTCGGCTATTTGTTCAAGCTGTCGTTATTCGAGCAGTCATCAGATGAGCGTCATGGCTGTTCCCGCAGCGGCGCTGAAGGCGACGACGAGCAGCGGAGGCGCGCGCCAGACGACAAGCAAAACGAAGCCGACCAGCGCGATGCCGAAATCCTTCGGCGAATGGATGGTCGTGGTCCACACCGGATCATAGAGTGCGGCGCCCAATATCCCTACGACTGCGGCGTTGACGCCGCGCATCATCGCCTGCGCGCCCGCGCGTCTTCGGAATGAATCCCAGAACGGCAGAACGCCGAGCAAGATGAGGATTCCTGGCAGGAAGATGCCGATGAGACCGAGCACCGCGCCTGCGAGTCCGTGAGGCTCTGCTTTAACGACCGTGCCGAGATAGGCAGCAAACGTGAAGAGCGGACCGGGTACGGCTTGCGCTGCTCCGTAGCCTGCAAGGAAAGCATCGTCGCTCAGCCAACCTGGCGCGACAAAGGCTTCGCGCAACAGCGGCAGCACGACATGCCCGCCGCCGAAGACGAGCGCGCCCGATCGATAGAACGCATCAAACAATGCCAGGCCGGACGATCCAGTCAGGCCGCGCAGCACTGGAAGTCCTGCCAGCAAAAGGAAAAAGGCGCTCAGCGTGACGAGCCCGGCCACGCGGGACACCGGCATCTCCACATGTCCGGATGGCGCGGCCGCCTCGCTGCGGCAGAGCCACAGACCTGCAATTGCGCCGAGGGCAATGGCCGCAATCTGCGCGACCGATGATGAACTGAAGAGGATGATCAAAGCCGCCACGACAGCGACAGAGGCGCGCGTCCGATCGGGAGTAAGTGTGCGCGCCATACCCCAGACGGCTTGGGCCACAATGGCCACCGCTGTCAGCTTCAGTCCGTGCAGCAGTCCGTCGGCGAGGGGACCGTTCAGCGCTGCCGCTCCATAGGCAAACAAAACGAGAAGCAACGCTGAAGGCAAGGTGAAGCCGGCCCACGCGGCGAGCGCGCCAAGATAACCGGCGCGCATCAATCCGATCGAGAAACCCACTTGGCTGCTCGCCGGGCCGGGTAAGAATTGACACAAGCCGACGAGGTCCGCAAAGGCGTGTTCGTCGATCCATTTCCGGCGCACAACGAACTCTTCGCGGAAGTAGCCGATGTGAGCGATCGGACCGCCGAAACTGGTCACCCCCAGTTTGAAGAAGATGCGCAGAACCTCCGCCGGCGACCCCCGGACGGCGGCTGATGTTTCATCGTTGGCGATATCCATGCGTCACGCGTACTCGAATAGGGCCATGAATCCAAAATCCATGTGCAGTTGTTGATGGCAGTGAAAGAGCGTCAGTCCTGGATTGTCCGCGACGAAGTCGAACTCGATCTCCTGGAAGCCGCCGAGCATCACGACGTCCTTGAGGATGCCCGACGTTGGCTTGCCGCCGACCCGCACCAGTTCGAAGCTGTGGCGGTGGAGGTGCAGCGGATGAATGTCGCCGCTCGCGTTACGGAATTTCAGCCGGTAGCGCCGTCCCTCGCGCACCTTGTAGATCGGCTTCATTGTCTCCATCGAGAACGCCTCACCGTTGAGCGTCCACTGAGTGAAGCCGCCCATCGCGCCGTTGCGCTTGGCGATGATGATCTCCAACGTCTCATCAGGTCTGGCGGCTTCG from Nitrobacteraceae bacterium AZCC 1564 includes these protein-coding regions:
- a CDS encoding chromate transporter (product_source=KO:K07240; cog=COG2059; ko=KO:K07240; pfam=PF02417; superfamily=53474; tigrfam=TIGR00937; transmembrane_helix_parts=Outside_1_18,TMhelix_19_41,Inside_42_88,TMhelix_89_111,Outside_112_120,TMhelix_121_140,Inside_141_152,TMhelix_153_175,Outside_176_203,TMhelix_204_226,Inside_227_238,TMhelix_239_261,Outside_262_270,TMhelix_271_293,Inside_294_305,TMhelix_306_328,Outside_329_342,TMhelix_343_365,Inside_366_371,TMhelix_372_394,Outside_395_405); the protein is MDIANDETSAAVRGSPAEVLRIFFKLGVTSFGGPIAHIGYFREEFVVRRKWIDEHAFADLVGLCQFLPGPASSQVGFSIGLMRAGYLGALAAWAGFTLPSALLLVLFAYGAAALNGPLADGLLHGLKLTAVAIVAQAVWGMARTLTPDRTRASVAVVAALIILFSSSSVAQIAAIALGAIAGLWLCRSEAAAPSGHVEMPVSRVAGLVTLSAFFLLLAGLPVLRGLTGSSGLALFDAFYRSGALVFGGGHVVLPLLREAFVAPGWLSDDAFLAGYGAAQAVPGPLFTFAAYLGTVVKAEPHGLAGAVLGLIGIFLPGILILLGVLPFWDSFRRRAGAQAMMRGVNAAVVGILGAALYDPVWTTTIHSPKDFGIALVGFVLLVVWRAPPLLVVAFSAAAGTAMTLI